Genomic DNA from Anoplopoma fimbria isolate UVic2021 breed Golden Eagle Sablefish chromosome 22, Afim_UVic_2022, whole genome shotgun sequence:
ataaagtttgaCTTTATCAAAAGGCTCTGACTAACGACGTATACACTAGTTTGCTTTACATTGAGTTCACGCTGTGGTCACTTCCACATCAACATATTTCATGCTCCCTTCAcaatgaattgtaataacttttgTGCCCCTTTGAGCTTTTTGAATTGCTTTACTCagttttaaaggtgctatataaataaaactacatttattgatttaacatGCATTAAAAAAGACGATACAGCATTTAATATAACAGTAAAATCTACTCGATGCATTGCAACTGATGGCAAAGTTGACTTCCTATTATCGGCTGAaatgaagaaacatttaaatgtattatatattgccaactggttatttaaaaaagtggttttaacatttttgcatttttccaCAAACAAAGTTAAACTCATTCTCTAACAGATTTCTTTCAAAAGAAACAATCTCTGCGTTCTCCGTCAGAGAATGAGCCTCAATTTAATGCAACCTGTGAGGAAAAAGTGAACAGAGTTGTTTGCTTGTTCCAGACTAAATAAAGAGAAGTTGTGTGTCGGCCCTCCCACGAAGACGACGACAGCTCCACTGTTGTCCTGCCAGTCGTTTCCCGCTCATGAAACCGTCTGGACCTCTGACCTAACAGCCTCCAACCCTGTACTTTAACCCGGCAGCCTCTGAAAACCTCTGGTCCTATTTATACggcacactcacacagctgAACATTAACCGCTCGTTAAACCAGATCTTGTGGCGCAAAAACCAGCTTGTTAGCAATTTGTTTGGGGGAAGAGTTATCAGGCTGTAAGCTGCACATGAAGTCGGATGTACCTTTGATCTTGTTTGCATGCAAATCATCAACACAAAGCAATGCAAATCATcctaaaatatcaatatttgatATAGAAAGTCCAGTGTTGAAGGCAGTTTGATCAGTTTGTCTGCAAACGGCTACGCCGTATGTTTAGTATTCAGTCAATTGAGCAACGTTAATTCAAAGTTACATGTAAATTAGATGTAAATCATGAATTGTTACATAACGCTGCATAAGAAAGTCCGCTCTGGGTGGTTGctatatatttatgttgttaggttacgtCGCTACGTTTTCTGTAAGTTGTTACGTTACGGTTCGTTTTCATGTGAGGGTACTTTGATACATTACGGCATGTTGTTAGGGTACGTTTGTATTTTACGTTGTTACTTTACGTTGCCTTGTTACGTTGccttgttgcgttacattgttgcgttacattgttgcgttacattgttgcgttacattgttgcgttacattgttgcgttacattgttgcgttacgttgttgcgttacgttgttgcgttacattgttgcgttacattgttgcgttacattgttgcgttacattgttgcgttacattgttgcgttacattgttacgttgccttgttgcgttacattgttacgttacattattgcgttacattgttgcgttacattgttgcgttacattgttgcgttacattaTTGCGTtgcgttgttgcgttacgttgttgcgttacattgttgcgttacgttgttgcgttacattgttacgttgttgcgttacattgttacgttacattgttacgttacattgttacgttgccttgttacgttacattgttgcgttacattgttacgttgccttgttgcgttacattgttgcgttacattgttgcgttacattgttgcgttacattgttgcgttaaatccactacatctcagaaaTAAATTTAgtccttttttcttcactaCATGTCTACATTGTACTtcttaataatccaaaatataaaCCTAGAAACACGTAACGAGACATAAAAGAGAACAACAATCAGACCTGCAGAGGTTTATCTTTCACTCTGACGCCTCAGAGATTAACTTCGCCACTGAGCTTCTGTTCTTCAgccagcaaaaataaaaaatttacGAGGAATATGATGGATTCTCTTCTCCCACTTCATTCCTGGGATATCAAACATCCCACACACTTCACTGCTCATCAATATCAGAGCTCAGCGTTGCATGGGAGTAACTCTAAAGGTTGCCTGAAGCCAGAGAGAAAAGGTCACAAGCTGGGccgaaacaaaaagaaacaaaagatcCAAACACTGGATTATGAAACATATCCATCTCACGTCTTCGGTCTTTGTGGAGCAATcagcacaaagaaaacactcaCTCAGGTGGTTTCAATCAGCCTAATCAATCAATGTGATCACAGCAACAAGCTGGCTGAACACAAGAAAGGCTGCTTTCAATTCAAATGAAATCTTTCAGAGAAATAGTAGTAGTCTGTAGAGAACAACATAGAAATATGATGGTCAGAGtagtgaaataaaagaaaaagaaagatgtttttttaatactaatTTGCCACgtcaaatatgtcaaaatgcattcagtttttatttcaaacaatcTGCAAAACTTTCACTGACAGACAGTATTAAATAAAGTAGAATATGgctaaaaaaaagataaacaacattttcctGAAATATAAATCAGTAAAAGTGAGATAACATCAATGTAGGTAAATGCAACTGATGATAACATGTGTTTTTAGGATGCTGAGAACACTCTCAGAAGAATTTCAAAGTGTTGTTAAACGACTTTCTAGTTATGCTAATGTTAAAGATGAAGATGATTCCTTTACACGAGAGGCAGATGATGCGTTATTGGTGAAATTACCCTTTAAGTGAAGCAGCGTTAACAGTCGCACACTTAACTCCCAATTAGCCCAGTGCAGCTGTGGTCGTAAACTGGGCAGCTCCCAGATGATGACATGTTCTGAAGTCATTGTTGAGAGATCGTTGGATAAATAGgagtttaaataaaaaccttgtCTCTCGGTTTGAAAACACAGACTTGTTTTCAGGTTATTTGTTTGGCAGAGCCTTCAATCCATCATCCTGCTATGTGACTAACCGAGCATTCTgggaagtgtttttattttttgatgacTCACTCTTGGGCCAACATGAAAACCAACGCTTGCGTGGTTTTGTTGGTACGTGATGGAATGAAGGAGTTTGActggagaggaaataaaaaggaacataaTAAGGTTTTAATCCAATTTAAAAGGAACCAAAAGCTGGTCCTTCAGCCACGTCTGCTTTTATAGTTTGGGACCTCAAATCTGAATGTGAGAGATGTTGTTGTGGTGGCTCACAGTTAAGAGGAATGATTTACCGTTGCTCTGACACTTCCAACGTGACAGAATCTATTTTTTTGGTGCTTAATATCTTTATTCCTGTTGGgttcttttttgaaaatgagagGTGGTAATACCTCctaaaaaatatgtacaatagTTTTTTATCCTGATTCATTTGTGCCATGAACTTCACatatttgtcaatttaaaatatctttataatatcacatgtttttatatgtataaaataactataaaagtCAAGTAAATAGAAGtgtaatgtgacaaaaaaaaagcacatgagATAATATACTTATTGACACAAGTATTGGAAGAAGTACTCCTTTACATTGAGCAAAAGTACCATCTTAAATTTagaaatactccattacaagtagaAGGCGATGgcacaaattcaaaatgttacttaagtatTAAGAAATACTATAAGCAAaaagtacttaaagtaaaacatgtaGAAAATACTCAGTATGCAGGATGACTCCTTTGTTATAAATATTAGTAACTAAAAGAGCATTTAAgttttaaatactttgtgtACTGGGGAGTAAAGTACTTCATCATATCATACAAGTACATCACTTTATGCAAGTAACTCTATgtgtcaaataaacacacacacacacacacacacacacacacggtgagCTCCATTCACACGCAAATTCGGCCATCTCTGTCCCCACAGACGCTGACTTCACTGTGTccccacagtgtgtgtgtgtgtgtgtgtgtgtgtgtgtgtgtgtgtgtgtgtgtgtgtgtgtgtgtgtgtgtgtgtgtttgtgtatgtgtgtgtgttggccccTGGGTTTTGGGGGACCGGCACTCAAGTTGGACCCCGCCAGCCCCAGACTGTGATtactgctacacacacacacacacacacacacacacacacacacacacacacacacacacacacacacacacacacacacacacacacacacacacacacacacacacacacacacacagtgactcgACTCGTCTGGCCTCTTTGCTCATCTGGGGTTGATTAGCGTTACCActtccctacacacacacacacacacacacacacacacacacacacacacacacacacacacacacacacacacacacacacacacacacacacacacacacacacacacacacacacacacacacacgacttgTGGCGAATGACTGTGTaaattgtgtgtctgtgttttggacgaacacacacacttgtgagCGATGTGATGGCGGATTCCCATGAACTCAGTcaccccttcaaaataaaacctcttctctgttttcaaataatttccttgttttttttaaactggtcGACACTTTTCCAGGTTTTTCCAGGAAGAACTTCAAAAGACAATGATGCCCACATTTTGCTAAATGAAGTCCCTCATGTGCATAATTATTTTGCAGCTTTTAAACATCTatattttcctccatttctgcCTTCATGGCCTCTCATTGGCTGTGGCTGTTTACACAGCTTCTCAggttaaaattgtgttttatttactaatCAGAAAGCTGACATTTACATCTTTGTGTTTGGGAAACCAGTCGATGACAAATCAAAAGTGGAGCATGGGCAACCAAAGAGCCCAGTCTCTCTTTTTCACAAGAACAAACAACAGTTGTGTTTGACTTTGAGCGCAGACCTCAAGGCCAAATGCACAAACTCACAATGTTAGTGAAAGTTTACAAAACCCGTGATTCAGATCGGCTCAAAAATCATGTGGGTTCTTCCTTGGCTCAAGCTTCATTCTTCCACCAAGTTGCATTAAAATCCACCTTGTAGTTTCTCcctaatcctgctgacaaaacCAGACTGTGCTGTagtctaaagggactctggtgcatGTGAGCagtaccacttttgtccacagggtcCGCCAGAACCAACACattaaagttccttgtagtagcttcaAATTAGCAGAGATTACATCAACATTTAAGTCATAAATACGACcatgaaactatatattttcattttggcaTTAGAGAACGAGGGAACGTTTCTTTAAAGTGACAGAAATGTGCACAAAGGTGATGGAAAACCAGGAGGAGGCTGCAGGAAATGAGCAGAACCTGCAGCCAAGCTCGAGTCGTCCTTTTAGTCTCAATACCAGGTTAAATAAATCACTCGttaaaatggacattttttcATATTCCAGTAATGATCTTGTGGGACTGCCGGGTGGGAAACTGGACTCCGCCAAAAGccctccagctccgtctctcggGGGAAATTCACAGTGTATTTTACATCTTTGATTTCTTCCCTCAAAACAATTTGGGGCTCATTCTTTCCTTGGCCCGCCGCAGCGCTGGTTACTCAAATTGATTTGACAACCGAGCGAGGATGTGAGTCACAGATGAAATTTCCCACCTTGGCGGAGGCCCCTCGGTTCCCCCGACGGTTTGGGCTTTAATGGACGCAGTTATGGCTGTGATGAAGaggggaaagtaaaaaaaaacctgacgaAGGACAAACCTTCCCTTTGAACTTATTCTGGTTTTTATGTCCTCACCTGCTCGACTTCCAAAAAACGAGACACGCAGAGTTAATCGACCATCACATGAGTCAGCTGTGAGGTTTAGGTAAAACAAACATCTGCACTTCAGCAGCTGCAATTagtacattcactcaagtaCTACCCAAGGTACTGCAattcatacatattttacatcaaTATTTTTACTTCTGTTGAGTATAAAATAGCCAAAACAAATGTtactaaacttttaaaatagtttgaaGTTTTTAAGTGGATTGaaaaaatgctgtatttttaaaagaaagttcaAAATATCTCATAAGAAAGTAATggatttattgttattaattcaGGGAACAATACCTTTAAGCTTGATTTTATGATGACACATAAATCAAACTTAcattatttcttattaaaacaaatattaagataTTTGCCTTTATATGTCAGAGGATTGCTgaatttaagatattttaaataaaaacatttaaataaatgtacacttTATTCATTGTCAGCAGGCTAAGCTGATTAGCTCTTCACTGTTTCGTCTCCTTAATagttaattattttctgtttgtgtgtttgcgtgagATTAGTTTTCATTAACAAGCATCACACGGTTTTTAATTACAGGTTTTATGAGCcgataaacacacagagacgtTGACTCTGCCACTGAAtgagtgtttaaatgtttaatgaagtAACATGAGTGTGTTCCTCTAACAAAGAACGGCTAAATGACACCAAAGGTCAAATTACTTTTCAGATGTATAGTTACACTCCAATATCCCCTATTGATTGGTATTGATCTTGTTATTGTGGCTGTTATTGCTCCATTTTGGTTCAACAGCACCACCTGCAGGACGCTGCTGGTATTGCAGTCAGACCAGTTTCCACACACTGGAGTGGTGTTGTTTTCTTGAATTTATGTCTTCAAGTTTTCTgttccacatttatttaatcttattaaCATAGGAGCCAGAAAAGCtggaataaaaaaggtaaaataagaggcagacagcagcagaaatatgatgaaaataatacacCCAGGTCCAAAACTTGAGTATTTAATGCTATTTTgaacttctacttcactacgtTCCAGAGAGAAATATACATTTAGCACTAATGAATTTATATAAGAGCTGTAGTTACttttcaaattaagattttacataaaaaatgtaaataatccaTTGCTACAGATTAAACAACAATAAGTATATGAAGTAGTTAAAATAACTTCACCTTTAACTTAAGTACTACTTACATATTAATACATCATTAATAATGATACAATGATGAAGTTCACTGACTTTGTTAGATGAGTACGATAACTTTTATAACTTAGTTTTtctaatacttctgtacttttaagaaaaacaaataaaacaaatgtggttaaaatgctgtgtttgaaaaagtaaaagtgttttCTGGCTCAAAGTTTGACACTAAACAGTTTTCTCCTGCTTGAATTACCAGAAGTCCAGAATGACTCAAACCTTTAAATGAAATCCAGACACATTGGCAGGACCTTCGTATCCGAACCGTCACCGGAGGCCCAGAGGAGCGGTCTGGCATCGGGGGTTCGAGTGCTGAGCGTGACAGCAtcaggaccacacacacactggagtcATCCATCCTTTAATATAGAAGTCTGGCAGCAGCGGAGACAGATGGGAGGACAATCAAACTTTATCCTCAGCCTCTTCAGGACTCATCTGGCAGCTTTAAGCACTTTACAAATGAAAACCTTTCCACAAAACATGTGAGGAAATCTTAGAATATGATGTTTTCTTATAAATTGTGTGTAAAAGTAACAGTGTGTAAAAGTAAAGCTGAAATGTGAAGAATGTTTATGCTTTAGTATTAATGTTCCCTAATGTTTCTCTCTATTGAtggataaataatcatcagattaATCAGTAATGAAGATAATTAttagttaaaagtaaaaatcctgcttttatataaatgcatgaGTACATAGTAAAATTGGTCAATTTAACACTTAAAgagtcactttttaaaaataaaataaacttaacatAATAACTTTTAAGTGTTTTGCATTTACTATGTCCAGCGAACACAGTTTACCCAGTAAAACTCTAAATGTTtgcaggggaaaaaagcaataacaatataCATTCTTCATTATCTTAACGTTTTGAGATGCAAGTGTACCTCCCATTTTTGGGCAACAATTAAACCCCACTTTCAGTTTAAGAGattgaagaaaaacattgttcttGAAAGACCTGGTGTAtttgtatgaataaaacaattactttaaactctgaaaaatgtgtattaaaattGCACTTTTAGAGGATCCACACAGAGTACAATTTAAGCaaacatatttgtattaaaacaGCCAAATCCGAGTTGGGTACAGtcctataataaatatttataatttccCTGACACATcccctttccttttgtttttacgACAGCATATGCATGATGACTTACCAGCATTTAAAAATTCCTCCAAGCTTGGTTCGCTGATCTTGACATATTTCTGTTCGttattgatgtttgttttaatcaacaTGATGGTAtctataaaacacaacaaaatgatCACATCACTCAATTAGACTGGTTAGGAGATAATGGTCTGCTGTTTGGTATttcaagacacaaaaacagctcGAGTGTAAGTTGAACAACAATTTTTTGTTATTCTAAAAATGCTGCTTCAGCTGAAATGTCAAAATTTGGTTTGATAAGTGTCTTTCAGAAGAAAAATGGCATTACCGCCACCAATATATTACTTACtctatttaataataaaaaaataataataataatttcgaaaaaaataaagaaaaataaaaaagagaaaaataaaaaaatatatataaattaaaataatataataaataaagggGATGTACAGAGTACTTTCAAGAGTACACTAGTCTTGTAACAGTGAACATTTTCATCAACACTGTGTGGTGTACctttatatttatgaataattgatgtatttatttaattttttacaaGCAAAGGAtctaatattactttttttttttccctcagtgGGTTTCATCTGgtaaaatatatgttaaataataattaacttGTGTGTCTAATTTATAGTTGTATCTCatctataaatacaaaatagattattttaaagtgtattgtatatgttttatgtatgttggaaatgtgttaaatgtctttctgttttattgacAATTTTCTTCCCCAAATGAAAACTTCAAATGCATAAagaaatatcacattttataACGAGTGCAGTACTTCTTCTTGATCACGAGATGGAGTTTAACTTCCTTATGATAAAATCACACCAGAATAAATGGCTCAACTTTATGCTTATGAACAAcaagtaaaatatgttttaataactCAACATAGATTAGAAACAGTTAAATCCAATTATTAGCtgtaaaaaacaatcaattattGCAACAAAGTATtgattttcttcctttctttatctctctctggtgtttctgaccttttgttttatatatttttttcaatttattaaaaatcGTAAAAAAGTTGctctgataataaaaaaaatgcataaaaaacatCAGCTTGGTCAGTAAATGTTTTCCGGCGTCAGTATTTTGTTCTGCTGTCagtttttaacatttgattCTGCACacgagaaaaataataaatcagcgAGGAATATTTGAGGCAAAAGATATGacttaaacatttacatttatggtTGTTATTCTGgaaaaagttgacttttttcCTCAAAGTGACTAAATTTAAAAGGtgcattttgtatgttttcctgAGTTTTCACACCATCTTGGAAGAATCAATCAGAAATCTGCTGCAGATTCTCAATTTCTCCAAATTAAATTCTGCTTTTGATTTAAAACCAGAGTGTTTTTTTAGCCTTCTCATGACAAATAGTcacataacaaaaaacaatgtgaataaTCATCATTAGAAATCAGTTTAGTAAGAAAATTCACTCTtaaattttttttgtcttgcacACGTTTGAGGGCAGCAATGTGCAAAGTTGCTTCCTGCAGTTTTGGGGAATTGGCTACTTTGGAAAAACCTCCTCGGTGTAAAAAAAGCTCTTAATAATCCTCGACATCTCAACTCAACTCGACAGCTTTTCCTGTCTTCAAACGTCCTCTTTGGTCGGCTCCCTGCTCCGGAGCGCCACATCAGAACCTGCAGACTCTTCTTGGTCGTTCATCTCGACGTTTTCATAGTCGTCCATCTCGTTGGTGTCGTACGAGCCTTTACGTCTCAAACACCACCACAACACCACAACgatgcagagcagcaggaggaagatgATCACTAAAGAAGAGACAGGAAAATCacaatgtcttttaaaaaaaagtcagtttccTGCAGGATCAAAGTCAAACCCTGATTGTTGTTTAGATGATATGCTGCATTCATGTAGCGTGGTATAAAAAAGGTTTAACAGACAAGACAAACctacaataactaaaaaaaaaaggtaagttCTCACCTCCATATAAAGCTGCAGAAGCCGGGTCGATGTCTGTAAAAGacataaattaaactttaaaaaatatttataatttattcacTGTGCAGCTTTCTGGAACACAACTtgaacatattttataaaacatctttaacatctCATATTGAGGTAATTATTGGTTAAAATGGAGCCTCTTTTCTTGCATTAAAACTTCAGATCTTTAACTCAGATTTCCAGTTCTGAACCAGCACGCCCATCACTCCCATTATGAAGCTCACGTGGCAGCAGAATCCAAACATGCATGGTATTCAAACACCCTGAGTCTATTTTAAAGCCTCGCTGTGTGCAGAGACGAGGCAACAGATGCACTTcatggacaaacacacagataataaCATCTCTATTCACATCCAACAGCAAGAAAACTGTCACGAAACCTGTTTAATTATCTGGGAATATACTTAAGTATGAAAAGTACAGGGCAGTGATTGGTATACAgcaatatttctttataattcCACATTTATCTGtccttactttttaaatatagatataCAAAAATCagcaataatattaatatatgttaaatataacaataaaagtaTCTGAAAGGGACcaataagtacttttactttaacgcTTTATGTCTATTTTTACAGAGTGATTTTTCTACTTCTCCTTAACTAAAAGATGGGAGTACTTCTTGTAGTTTTACCTGTGACCTGTTATGCTTCCCAACCAAAGGGTCACCAGATAAACCAGAGGGGTCGTGAGatgagaaataaacacaatctttgtcttttggtttgtgaaatattggatgATTGATGAACAGTTAAATTTAATGAAACCCACGTCAACTGTTTCAcgataagaaaacaaacaagactttTATCGCCACGTTGATGTACACGTTGACGTACCCGTCCCCACTCGATGAGTGAAATCTTCAGTGgtcggaggaagaggaggagcaggagaccAGGTTGTAGCTGTTTAtagtcacataaaaaaaagacatttagttAAATGATAGAAGATAAAGTGATGCTTCTTTAAGataacaaactgtaaaaaaagtgttttataagTGATGcagtaaaaacagcaaatattaatataaacttTAAAGTTTAATTACAATCTGATCTTTTACTACAACTACTCCTGAGAGTAAAAATACTCCTTTAAAGGGGAAAAACactaaattcaatattttacagaatcagcaacacattttcatacaaCTATATCTTatgaagaggtttttttttaatctcgcTCGTTTGTAACTTTAAGTGGCGTTAGTTAAGTTAAGTCAAGTTAACTTACCCCTCTTCACCAAACTGActacttcaaaaaaaaaagacatttagaggaggaggagtcgaTAACAAACTGGATAAGTGATGCAGGAAGGAGACCAGAGTAGAGACCAGGTTGTAGCTGTTTATAGTCACATATAAAAAGACATTTAGTTAAATGATAGAAGATAAAGTGATGCTTCTTTAAGataacaaactgttaaaaaagcGGCGTTAGTT
This window encodes:
- the LOC129111903 gene encoding uncharacterized protein LOC129111903 isoform X1, yielding MHTDDDVPTGPTTTWFPSRFQSFTEMVTRATAWSPTPAAPPLEVVSLVKRATTWSPAPPLPPTTEDFTHRVGTDIDPASAALYGVIIFLLLLCIVVVLWWCLRRKGSYDTNEMDDYENVEMNDQEESAGSDVALRSREPTKEDV
- the LOC129111903 gene encoding uncharacterized protein LOC129111903 isoform X2, which translates into the protein MHTDDDVPTGPTTTWFPSRFQSFTEMVTRATAWSPTPAAPPLEVVSLVKRATTWSPPLPPTTEDFTHRVGTDIDPASAALYGVIIFLLLLCIVVVLWWCLRRKGSYDTNEMDDYENVEMNDQEESAGSDVALRSREPTKEDV